In one window of Enterobacteriaceae endosymbiont of Plateumaris rustica DNA:
- a CDS encoding endonuclease III domain-containing protein: MNQKKRLKILIIFNEYYTQPISELIFNNPFELLVSLILSSKTNDKRVNLVTKKLFIIANNPYKMVKLGILKIKEHIFPLGLYNNKSKYLIQLSNILINLHNGIIPNNRKDLESLPGVGRKISNIFLNTIFKKLEIAVDSHIYKFCNRSKFVIGKNTNEIEKKLLQVVPKKYKLNCHNWFILHSKTICKTKKPLCNICIISYLCEFSSKNINKN; the protein is encoded by the coding sequence ATGAATCAAAAAAAAAGATTAAAAATATTAATTATTTTTAATGAATATTATACTCAACCTATATCCGAATTAATTTTTAATAATCCCTTTGAATTATTAGTATCTTTAATACTATCATCAAAAACTAATGATAAAAGAGTTAATTTAGTAACTAAAAAATTGTTTATTATCGCAAATAATCCATATAAAATGGTAAAATTAGGTATTTTAAAAATAAAAGAACATATTTTTCCTTTAGGATTATATAATAATAAATCTAAATACTTAATACAATTAAGTAATATTTTAATAAATTTACATAATGGTATTATTCCTAATAATAGAAAAGATCTAGAATCATTACCTGGTGTAGGTAGAAAAATTTCAAATATATTTTTAAATACCATTTTTAAAAAATTAGAGATTGCTGTGGATTCACATATATATAAATTCTGCAATCGTAGCAAATTTGTTATAGGTAAAAATACAAATGAAATAGAAAAAAAATTGTTACAAGTTGTTCCTAAAAAATATAAATTAAATTGTCATAATTGGTTTATATTACATAGTAAAACTATATGTAAGACTAAAAAACCATTATGTAACATTTGTATAATATCATATTTATGTGAATTTTCTTCTAAAAATATTAATAAAAATTAA